The Henckelia pumila isolate YLH828 chromosome 2, ASM3356847v2, whole genome shotgun sequence genome includes a window with the following:
- the LOC140881607 gene encoding nucleolar complex-associated protein 2, with translation MGKKEAEEHVGTLRKLQEKDPEFYEFLKEHDKDLLEFDDEDIDDDAQTDAEEEETAVVHVEHEDDKLEKEEEPSKKVITSAMVDSWCNAVHEGPKLGAVRSLLRAFRSACHYGDDGGDDPTTNFSTMSSAVFNKVMLFVLNEMDGILRELLKLPSSGGKKEMIVDLMNTRRWKNYNHLVKSYLGNSLHVLNQMTDNEMIAFMLKRLRYSSLFLAAFPALLRKYIKVALHFWGTESGALPVVSFLFLRDLCIRLGSDSLDECIRGMYKSYVLNCHNINPAKLQHIQFLSNCFIELLRVDISSAYQHAFAYIRQLAMILKEALSGSNKKNTYKKKGKDAPSRSKNKRGKEAPSGKTIKKDTFRKVYQWKFINCLELWTGVICAYSSEADLIPLAYPLTQIIMGAARLLPSACYFPVRLRCVRMLNRISASTNTFIPVSLLLLDMLEIKELRKPPTGGVGKAIDFCPILKVSKATLSTRAFQEAYVFSVVEELTEHLAQWSYSIAFLEFSFIPSIRLRSFCKSTKVERFRREMRHLIRQVEANCDFINKKRTTSSLSPNEIAVESFLEDEKKSGTSPLSRYVATLRQRAKERNDSLKESSVLVGHHASKFGNGLEEDDEDDDSEDEENTDLLLPEPQSKNKPQRHVKRKNDEPLDDAAMDEDVVEDFILSSDEDSPIRDDAEEEDSPLKAAAPKRRSKKQKQPVEMSMEETKVGHKKSRKRKREKGKP, from the exons ATGGGGAAGAAAGAAGCTGAAGAACATGTTGGGACGCTGCGGAAGCTTCAAGAAAAG GACCCGGAATTCTATGAATTCTTGAAAGAACATGACAAGGATCTCTTGGAATTTGATGATGAGGACATTGAT GATGACGCCCAAACTGATGCAGAGGAAGAAGAAACAGCAGTTGTTCATGTTGAACACGAGGATGATAAACTTGAGAAGGAAGAAGAGCCTTCTAAAAAAGTGATAACTAGTGCAATGGTTGATTCTTGGTGTAATGCAGTTCATGAAGGACCAAAGTTAGGGGCAGTTCGCTCGCTTTTGAGAGCTTTTCGTTCTGCTTGCCATTATGGTGATGATGGTGGTGATGACCCCACAACAAACTTTAGTACGATGTCTAGTGCTGTTTTTAATAAAGTAATGCTTTTTGTTTTAAATGAAATGGATGGAATCCTTCGGGAACTGTTGAAATTACCATCTTCTGGTGGGAAAAAGGAGATGATTGTGGATTTGATGAATACAAGACGCTGGAAGAACTACAACCATTTGGTGAAGTCATATCTTGGGAATTCTTTGCATGTATTGAATCAAATGACCGACAATGAAATGATAGCATTCATGCTAAAGCGTCTTCGATATTCCTCTTTATTTTTGGCTGCCTTTCCTGCTCTCTTGAGGAAGTATATTAAG GTCGCTCTTCATTTTTGGGGTACAGAAAGCGGTGCTCTGCCAGTTGTTTCCTTTCTATTCTTAAGAGACTTATGCATACGACTTGGTTCTGATTCCCTAGATGAGTGCATCAGAGGAATGTACAAATCCTATGTCTTGAATTGCCATAATATTAATCCAGCAAAATTGCAGCACATTCAGTTTCTCAGCAACTGTTTTATTGAACTTCTTCGGGTGGACATTTCATCTGCTTACCAACACGCCTTTGCTTACATCCGGCAATTGGCAATGATTTTGAAGGAAGCACTTTCTGGTTCCAACAAAAAGAACACTTATAAAAAGAAGGGGAAGGATGCACCTTCTCGTTCCAAAAATAAGAGGGGGAAAGAAGCACCTTCTGGTAAAACGATTAAGAAG GACACGTTCAGAAAGGTTTATCAGTGGAAGTTTATTAATTGCCTGGAGCTATGGACTGGTGTCATCTGTGCATATAGCTCGGAAGCTGATTTGATCCCCCTTGCTTATCCATTGACTCAGATTATAATGGGGGCTGCTCGTTTACTTCCATCTGCTTGTTACTTCCCCGTCAGATTGCGTTGTGTGAGAATGCTCAACCGAATCAGTGCCTCAACCAATACTTTCATTCCCGTTTCTCTGCTTTTGTTGGACATGTTAGAAATCAAAGAATTGCGTAAGCCACCTACGGGAGGAGTGGGCAAAGCCATTGATTTTTGTCCTATTCTGAAG GTAAGCAAAGCCACCCTATCTACACGAGCCTTTCAGGAGGCTTATGTTTTTTCTGTGGTTGAGGAGCTCACCGAACATCTTGCTCAGTGGAGTTACTCAATTGCTTTTTTGGAGTTTTCTTTTATTCCTAGCATTCGGTTACGCAGCTTTTGTAAATCCACTAAGGTTGAGAGATTTCGTCGGGAGATGAGGCATCTCATTCGTCAG GTTGAGGCGAATTGTGATTTTATAAACAAGAAGCGGACAACATCATCATTGTCGCCAAATGAAATCGCGGTTGAATCTTTCCTTGAG GATGAAAAGAAGTCAGGGACTAGCCCCCTGTCGCGGTATGTTGCCACTCTACGCCAGAGAGCAAAGGAAAGAAATGACTCTTTGAAGGAATCCAG TGTACTTGTTGGACATCATGCTTCAAAATTTGGAAACGGCTTAGAAGAggatgatgaagatgatgattcTGAGGATGAAGAAAACACTGATCTTTTGCTGCCTGAGCCCCAGTCCAA GAATAAGCCTCAGAGACATGTTAAGAGGAAGAATGACGAACCATTGGACGATGCAGCCATGGATGAAGATGTTGTAGAGGATTTTATTCTCAGTTCTGACGAAGATAGTCCGATAAGGGACGATGCAGAGGAAGAGGACAGTCCCCTGAAGGCAGCTGCCCCGAAACGGAGGAGCAAGAAACAGAAGCAACCGGTGGAGATGTCTATGGAGGAGACTAAGGTAGGTCATAAAAAGTCGAGGAAGAGGAAAAGGGAAAAGGGTAAACCTTAA